DNA from Granulicella arctica:
GATGGGTGTGAGCGGGCCGAGGGCGACGAGGAGATAAAAGCCGATGACGGTGGGTGGAAGGACGAGCGGAAGGGCTACGACGGACTGGACGACGGCTCGCATGGGACCGTGCCCGGAGGCGATCCACCAGGCGAGCGGAAGGGCGACCACGAGCAGGATGGCTGTGGTGCTGAGAGCCAGCCGGAGGGTGAGTAGAAGGGCATCGAGGTCCATATTGGGCCAGTGTACCGATGTATGGACCTTGAGGTGATTGCGGCCTGTCTACTTGGCTTGGCTACTTGACTGCGGCCAGGCCGAATTGGGAGAGGTTCTGCTGGATGGTGGGTGAGGTGAGCCAGTCTATGAAGGCGTGGGCGTCGGGGCGGATGGGAGATGCTTTGAGGACTACGCCGTACTGGATGATTTTGGGATAGCTGTTGAGCGGCAGGAGGACGTAGGTGCCGATCTGGCGGAAGTGCTCGGTGTTGGCGGCGGTGAGGGAGATGAGGCCGAGGTCGGCGTTGCCGGACTCGACGAACTGCGCGGTCTGGGAGATGTTTTCGGCGACGACGAGTTTGGGAGCGAGCGTTTTATCCAGCTTGAGGAAGCGGAGTGCGGATATGGCGGCTCGGCCGTAAGGGGCGTGGAGCTCGTTAGCGACGGCGATGGATTTGACGCGCGGGTCGGAGAGTGAGTCGAGATGCAGGGGCTGAAGGGGCGAGTCTTTGCGAGCCCAGAGGACGAGGGTTCCCTTGGCGTAGGCGATGGGAGACTTGGTGTCGGCTAGGTCAGCGGCGACGATTTTTTCGGGGAAAGTAAAGTCGGCGCCGAGGAAGATGTCGGTGGCCTCGCCTTCAAGGATTTGGGTGGAGAGGGTCGCAGAAGATCCAAAGCTGACGACGAGTTTGATGCCGGTGGCGTGCTCATACGCCTGGGCCAGAGTGGGCATGACGGGTTGCAGGTCAGAGGCGGCGGCGATGCGAATCTGTCGTTGAGCGGGAGGCATGGCGTCTTGTGCTGAGGCGTGAAGGCAGAAGAATCCAAGGCTACAAAGTGTCAGGAGTGTGAAGAACTTGGGGACACACGGACTCTTACGGTAGGCTATCTGTATCGATGAAAGTTTCAGCACATACCCTTAGATGCACCGAGTGCGGCGCGGGAATCGCCGGAGAAGACGCTGCAAGCGATTTTCGCTGCACCCTGTGCGGTGGACTGTATGAGGTCAATTATCCCTGGTCGCTGACGCCTAGCGGAACGGGCAGCAAGCTGCCGAACGCGAGTGCGTTGCGCTGGCTGTGGCAGGAGCGACGGACGTCCACTCTGCCGATTGATCAGAGCGGAGTGTGGCGCTTCCGCGACCTGTTGCCGATCGTCTCGGACTTTGATCGGGCTGTGACGCTGCGCGAGGGAAATACTCCGCTGTACGAGTTGCCGCGCTGCGCAAAGGCGGCGGGTGTGGATTGGCTACTGGCGAAGCACCAGGGAATGAATCCTACGGGGTCGTTTAAGGACACGGGGATGACGGCTGCGCTGTCGGTGGCGGCGGACCGGGGCTTCGAGTGGGTGGCGTGCGCATCGACGGGGAACACCTCAGCTGCCATGGCTGCCTATGCGGCTCGGGCAGGGCTGCGGAGCATCGTGTTTATCCCCGAAGGCAAGATTGCGTGGGGCAAGCTGTCGCAGTCGATGGACTACGGTGCGTTGACGATCCAGTTGAAGACGGACTTCGATGGATGCGTGAATATTTTGACGGACCTGGTGAAGCGGTTCCCGATTTACCTGCTGAACTCGGTGAACCCGTATCGGCTGGAGGGTCAGAAGACGCCGGCGTTCGAGATCCTGGAGCAGATGGACTGGCAGGTGCCGGAGCACATCGTCGTTCCGGGCGGAAATCTGGCGAACTCGGCGGCGTTGGGCAAAGGATTTAGCGAGATGCTGCACCTGGGGCTGATCCAGAGTGTTCCGAAGATCAGCGTGATCCAGGCGGAGGGAGCGAATCCGCTATACCGCTGGTTTACGGATACGAACCGCATCATGCGGCCGGTTACGGCGGACACGCGGGCTACGGCGATTCGCATCGGCAACCCGGCGAGCTGGCGCAAGTCGGCGGCTGTCATCGAGAAGATGGGCGGCTGGTGTGAGCAGGTCAGCGAGGCCGAGATTGCGCTGGCCAAGGCGCAGATTGGCTCGGAGGGCGTTGGGTGCGAGCCTGCCTCTGCGGTCACCTTTGCGGGGCTCAAGAAGCTGGTTGCGGCGGGCAGAGTGCTGCGTGAAGAGCGCACTGTTCTTATCCTGACCGGGCATACGCTGAAGGACTCCGACTATACGATCAACTACCATCGCGGTGAGTTGCTGACGGCGGAGGAGTCGGCGGGGATCTCTGCTGCGGATCGCGTGCTGCACGAGGAGCTGTGCAAGCCTCCGATTGTGCTGGAGGCGAACCCGGATGTGGTGCTGCGGACGCTGGAATCTCATATGAAGACTGTTCAGCACGCATGAGTCTGACGACACAGAAGAGTACTGCCCCAGGAAAGATTCATCTGAAGCTCCCTGCGACCTCGGCCAATCTTGGGCCGGGGTTCGACGCGCTTGGGTTGGCGATGGCGCTGTATCTGACCATTGATGCGGTGGTGGCGACCGAATTTCAGATTGACGCTACGGGGCGGAACGCCGATCTGTGTAGGCGGGTGGAAGATAGCCTGATCCTGACGACGTACCGCGAGGTGCTGGCGGATGCGGGACGAGAGCCTCTGCCGATCGGGTTGCTGCTACATAACGAGATTCCGCTGGGAATGGGTTGTGGGTCGAGCGCGGCGGCTCTGCTGGCGGGGGTGTTGCTGGCGAATCACTTTGGGGAGCTGGGATGGTCTGGGCAGCAGGTATTGGAGGAGGCTTGTCGGCGGGAAGGTCATCCGGATAATGTTGCGGCCTGCTGGAAAGGCGGCATGACCTCGTCGTCATGCTTTGGAAGCCGTGTAGTGACAGCGACTTGCGGGGAAGAGCTTAACTGGAAGATTCTGATTGCTCTGCCGTCGGCTAGCCTGGCGACGGAGAAGGCACGGGCGCTGCTGCCAGCGACATATAGCCGGGCGGATGCGGTTGCGAATGTGCAGAGTACGGCGCTGCTGGTGTCTGCGTTTGCCCTGGGGCGAGGCGATCTGCTGCGGTATGCGATGCAGGACCGGATCCATCAACCGTATCGGATGGAGGCGTGTCCGCTGTTGCCGTTGCTGCTGCCGATGGTGGAAGAGCCTGGGGTGCTGGGCGTGGCTTTGAGTGGAGCTGGACCGTCCGTTCTCTTGATCCTCGAAGGGGATGCTCCTGTTGGCGATTTAGTTAACAAAATTCGTTACCTGGGCAGTGATCCGATGCTGGATGTGATGCAGACTCGAGTTGCAAGTGGCTGTTTTGTCAAGGGTTAGAAACTATTAATCACAAGTTACCTAAGTGTGATTTACAGGGGTGGCGAAGTTCTTTAAACTCGTGGGGTAAGCAGTTCTGGGGAGGGCTGCTTCACCGCCCGTTGACCTCTTTACGAGGTCCGGGCGTTTTCTTTTGTGCAGGGTAGGATGAGCCGGTTGCGGTGGTTGAAACTACTGCACTGGTTCTGCATCTACTATGAAGTGATATAAACGTGCGTCACTTGCGATTGCCGGATCGGCAGAGCGACAGGTTGGCGGGAGGATTGAGATGGCAGGACAGTTCGTCAGTGAAGTAAACGATGACACCTTTGATAAAGAGGTGTTGCAGTCGGATCAGCCGGTATTGGTAGATTTTTGGGCCGCATGGTGTGGTCCTTGCCGTGCCTTAGCTCCTGTGGTCGATGAGGTTGCGACCCAGTACAACGGAAAGCTGAAGGTGATGAAGATGGATGTGGATAAAAACAACTCCACTCCTGCTCGCTACGGCATCCGCGGCATCCCTGCATTGTTGATCTTCAAGGGCGGTCAGGTTGCTGACCAGATCGTTGGCTTCGTGCCGAAGGATACGATCGACAAGTCGATCACCAAGGTGATTGTCTAAGTTGCTTCGATGATTTTGGATGGCCCGGCGAACCTGCCGGGCCATCGTCGTTTAAGCGCGCGGATGAGGCGAGCGGCGAGCGCTGTCTTACACTGAACAGATGCTGGAGTGGATGCTTTTCCGCGCGATCATGGTGGCTTTCTTCATCTTGGCCAACAGCTTCTTTGTGGCTGCGGAGTTTGCGCTGGTGAGCATCCGCGAGACGCGGGTGGAGCAGTTGATCGCGCTGGGTCGTCCGGGGGCGCGGACGGCGCTGCAGCTGAAGCATGCGATCGATGAATTCTTGCCTGCGGTGCAGTTTGGGGTGACGCTGGCGGCGCTGGCGCTGGGATGGATCGGCGAGCCTGCGGTGACGGAGATCATCCTGCGGCTGGCGCAACGGTGGCTGACGGTGATGCCGCCTCATATGCTGGTCTACGCGCATGCGATTGCGATTGCGATCTCGTTTAGCGTGATTACGTACTTCGAAGTGCTGCTGGGGGAGTTGGTGCCGAAGTCGTTGGCGCTGCAACGGGCGGAGCGGATTGCGCTGGCGGTGGCGGGGCCGATGGATGTGTTCATCCAGATTACGCGGCCGGCGGTGAAGCTGATGAACGGATCGGCGACGCTGGTGCTGCGGTTGTTTCGGGCTCCGCTGCGCGGTGAGGGGGCGGTGCACTCGCCGGAGGAACTGAAGCTGATTGCGACGGCGACGCGGAGGATGGGGCTGCTGCCGGTGTTTCAGGAGGAGATCATTCACCGAGCGATCGAGCTGAACCATGTGACGGTGCGGGAGATTATGACACCGCGGGGGAAGATCTTTTCGCTGTCGGCTGATCTGCCGGTGGAGGCGGCGAGCGCGAGGCTCGTCGATGAGCAGCACTCGCGGGTGCCGGTGTTCGATCCGGAGGGTGGGCCGGAGCAGATTATGGGGGTGGTGTACTCGAAGGACGTGTCGCGGCTGATGCACTTTCGCAGCATCGCGCTGGGGTTTGGCGGGGCGCAGGAGTCGACGCTGACGTTGCGGAAGGTGATGCGCGAGGTGATGTTTGTTCCGGAGACGAAGCTGGCCGTTGAGCTGTTGCAGGAGTTTCAAGAGCGGCGGCGACAGATTGCGGTGGTGGTGGATGAGTTCGGATCGACGGTGGGGATTGTGACGGCGGAGGATGCGCTGGAGCAGATTGTCGGCGAGCTGGAGGATGAGTTCGATGTGGCGAGCGCGATCACTCCGCTGAGTGCGACGGGTGTGGTGACGCTGGATGGGACGACTACGCTACGGGATCTTGGGACACAGCTTCGATGGAGCTTTCCGCGTGAGGCGGGCGTGGAGACGCTGGCGGGGTTTCTGCTGGCGCAGTTGGGGCATATTCCTCATGCGGGCGAGTCGTTCGATCATGAGGGGCGACGGTTTACGGTGGCCGGGATGAATGGGCATCGGATCAGTCAGGTACGGGTGGAGACTTTGCCGGAGAGGTCGTCCGCTGAGGTGGAAGCTGAGAGCAGGGAAGCGACCGCATGAGGATGCAATCGTTGGGAAGGCCGGTGCGGCGGATTCTGGTGACGTTGCCTGTATTGTGGGTGGTGGTGAGCGTGGTGTTTCTGCTGATCCACCTGGTGCCGGGCGATCCGATTGTGCAGATGCTGGGAGAGGGTGCGACGGCGTCGGATATCTCGGCGCTGCGGCATGCGTATGGACTGGATTTGCCACTGGGGCGGCAGTATGCGAACTACTGGCATGGGATTCTGCATGCGGATCTGGGGCAGTCGTTGCGGCTGCATGATTCGGTTCTGCATTTGGTGGCTCAGCGGTATCCGTACACGCTGGAGCTGACGGTGGCGGCGCTGCTGATTGGGATTTTGATTGCGTTTCCGGCGGGGATCTGGTCGGCGCTGTATCGGAATGGGTGGCAGGATCGGACGCTGGGGGTGGTTTCGCTGGCAGGATTGTCGTTTCCGAACTTTGCTCTGGGGCCGATCTTGATTCTGCTGTTTTCGATCTATCTGGGGTGGTTGCCGGTGTCGGGAGCGGGGACGGGCGGCGTGAGTTTCTTTACGCATCTGGTGCTTCCGGCGGTCACGCTGGGAAGTGGGCTGGCGGCGGTGCTGACGCGGATGATTCGGACGGCGATGCTGGAGGAGCTGGGGCAGGACTACATTCGTACGGCGAGGGCGAAGGGGTTGACGGAGCGGGCGGTGGTGTATCGACATGCGCTGCCGAATGCGTTGATTCCGGTGCTGACGGTGCTGGGGCTGCAGTTCGGGAGTCTGCTGTCGGGGGCGATTGTGACGGAGACGATCTTTAGCTGGCCCGGGATTGGGAGGCTGACGCTGTCGGCGATCTCGAACCGGGACTATGCGCTGGTGCAGGGCTGCATTCTGGCGGTGGGGCTGACGTATGTGGTGGTGAATCTGCTGACGGATGTGGCTTATACGATTGCTAATCCTCGGCTGCGGGTTTGAGAGCTTTGGGCGATAAGGGGCCTCGATAGGCTAAGATAGGTCGCTTCGATCCATGGCTTGCGCTCAATCGTGGATGTGGAGGTTGATCCCCCGACGATAGCTTCCTCATTGCCGATAATCTGCCAATAACGATCAGTCCACACAACCGCGTTTATAAGGACTTATCTCATCGGAGCTTGAGAGTTTGCCGTTTAGAACCGTCTGGATCGGGCCAGTCTCGCTGACTTGCGTGAAACGCGTTTCATAACCGTATACTTGCCTTCCATTTGAATTAATGAATGGGGCGGCGGCGATCTCGCTGCTCTGTCGTGTGTCTATTGTCATTGGCAGATTCAGATGAAACTAAAAACTTCTGAAGGGGAGTTCGACCGTGGGAGAGAAGCTTAGAAAGAGACAGAGATTTTTTCAAGAGAATCCTAGGTGTTGCTTTTGCGGTGGAGTCAATCCGGCTACAACTGTAGACCATGTGCCTCCACGAGCATGTTTTCCTAAAGACCTGATGCCGGAAGACTTTGAGTTTCCGGCATGTAAAGAGTGCAACAATGGAACGTCAAAGCACGACACCATTTTTGGCTTTTGTGCAATGTTGACGGACTTCAACGAAGCCAATCGAACGCCTGCTGATATCGCGCGGTTCAAGCAACACCAAGCTCAAATTGAAATGCGTTGGCCTGAGGCGTTGCCCGATCCAGCAAGTGGGCGGCCGATATTCGGCGCGGGTCATATCATTACGCCTTCTCCGGTCGCAATCTCTGTGGAAAGAACGCCTGCCATGAAAGAAGCCATGGAGGTTATCGGAGAGAAGCTGGCTCACGGTCTTTACTATCGCGAGATGAAACGGATCATGCAGCCAACCGATAGGTTCTTCACGGTTATCCATCAGATTCAACGGGCCGGGACAGAAAACCTAACGGATTACTTCAAACGGGTGCTACCCGATCTAAAGATGGGTGACCGTCCGAACATAAAAGACTATGGCAATCGGTTCGCATACAAATCTGGCTGTAAACCGGATGACGGCCTATTTGTATTCGCTGCGCAATTTGGGTTTGGACTGTTGTGCTGGGGTATGGTCCTTGGACCACGCATGGAGCTGAGTGAATCGAACGACGCTTTGATCGGTATGAACTGGCGCAAAGGCGGGAATGGTCTAGGGAACCGAAACACGCCGTAGCGTGATGCGGAGAAGCGATTATAAAGCTAGACCTGGAACAGATTGTGAGCAAGATCGAGGACGGGGGAGATTGCAGCCCCGATGTGTTTCTCGTGCAGCAAGATTAGTACCGATATGTCGGCATAGCGGAAGTGATCCCCGGTTCGACCCTAGCGTTGCTATGTTGCTCTCGGATCATAGGCTATTCGGAAGTAGTCTTCCTTGCCCTAGTGCTCATCCCCCCCAGGGGTATGATGGTAAGTCATTTATTTACAACTATTTACCAATTTTATTCCCTGCCAAATATAAGATTCTAAATGGTTTAGATATCAAATATAAGATTTGATTGGACTTAGGAGGCATCGCTTCCCATCTTTGCTAAGGATGGGTGCCTGCGCCCGGTTGAGCATTGTCTCTATATTTCTATTCTAGCGGATTGGGTGGGGGTAGTATGCCACGCGAATTTGCAGGACTGGCGCGGGTTTTGTGATGGGTGGGGCTTGACAGGTTTTTGGGTAGGTTTAAGAAACGGGCAACAGCAAAGGCAACCGCAGGTCCTTCGACTGCGGGCTTCGCCCTTCGCTCAGGATGACAGTTCTTTGGGCTTGGTCTAGGTTGGTAAGAACAAGCAGCTGCAAGTGCAAGTGCCGATGCAGGTCCTTCCGCTGCGCGGAAGGATGACAAGCTAAAACAGGCAAAGGCAACTGCAAGAGCAACCGCAGGTCCTTCGGCTCAGTGCTTCGCCCTTCGCTCAGGATGACAGTGTTTTGGGTGCGGTCGAGGAAGGCGGTCGTGCTTTGCACGATGCCCACCTTAGCGACGATGAGACTGTCGCGAAGATGGGGCACCCCGTTCATGTTGGCTCTTTGCTTTGCTCAGGATGAGAGAGGGTTTAGAGGAGGGTGAGGATGGTTGGGGTCAGGGTGTTTTGTTCGATGCGGAGGTGGGCGAGGGTGACGGGGAGGTTGAAGCGGCGGGGGCCTGCGCTGCCTGGGTTGAGGTAGAGGATGTTGTTGCGGGTTTCGGCGGAGGGTTGGTGGGAGTGGCCGCTGATGACGGCGGAGAGGCCGGCGGCGGTGGGGTTCAGGTCGAGGTCGTGGATGGAGTGGACGAGGTAGAGGAGGGCGCCGTTGAGCTCGATGACGTCGGTTGGGGGCAGGTCGGCGCAGGGGCCGTGGGTGTCGATGTTGCCGCGGATGGCGGTGATGGGGGCTATGGTGCGGAGGGTGCCGAGGATCTCGATGTTGCCGACGTCGCCGGCATGGAGAATATGATCGACGCCGTGGAGGGCGGCGACGGCCTCGGGGCGGAGGAGGCCGTGGGTGTCGGAGATGATGCCGATGAGCATGGTTCTTTTCCCTAGGCGATTTTCAGGCTGGTCAGGGAGGCGTAGCTCTGGCTGTGGGTGGCATCGTGGGCGCGGTCAGGGTCGATGCGGAGCTCGAGGAGGGTGATGCCGGTGAGTTCGACGGTGTAGTCTTCGATCTCGTCGGGGGTGTCTTGTGGATTGAAGGTCCACTGCTGGCGGACGACCTCGCGGGTTGCGCCTTCGTGATCGGTGGAGAAGAGGGCGAACTCCTGCGAGCGCTCGGCGGCGCGTTCGATGAAGTGGAGCTGGATGCGGCGGATGGCGATGGGTTCGTCGAAGTGGAGCCGGAGGAGCTGCGGGCCGGTGCTTGAGGCGCGCCAGCCGGTGGTGAGGAGCTTGCCGAGGGCGTGCTCGATGGGGAAGGCTTCGTCCTCGGAGGTCATCTCGACGCGGGCGATGCGGACGAGGTCGCGCCAGTGATCTCCGCTTGGGAGGGCGGCTACGGCGGCGGGTGAAAGGATACTCTTGCGCATGATGTGGAACCTTTCCGTTTCAGGGCAAGCATAGCTGATATGGGTCACGGCTGGTTTACGGAGGGTTAGAGAAGCCCTGATTAAGTTTCTCTACAGCGAAGAGCCTATCCCTTAGGGGCTAGCCCCTGAGGAACTGCTTTTCGTCCGAGATCGACTTTTCAGCGCCTCGTTAGTCCAGCCACCGGGCTCTATTGATTGACGAGCGTAACCTCTTCCCCAAGATAAACACCCCCATCCACCTGATCGACCAGGAAGTTAGCCAGATCCGCACGCACGACCGAGTGCCCGATCTCGCCCTTCCCAATCACCACGACGCTCCCCGTTGCCGGCCCGTCCTTCAAGATCGGCGGCCGCAGAATCACATACTCCAGCCCACTTGCGCGCACCGCATCCTCCATCGCCGCCTTGTCCTTCGTCGATCCGCGCAGGAACGTCGTCATCAGCAGATGCTTGTACCAGAACGGAGCTTGCTCCCGGCTCTCACCAATCCCCATCATCGAAACCACCAGCAGCCGCCGAACACCCTCCGCCCGCATCGCCGCAATCATATTCTGCACTGATGAGCTTTCAAGCACCGTCGTCTTATAAGGAGTCGTCCCGCCGATCGTGTCGATGACAACGTCCTGCCCGCGCACCGCATCCAGCACATCATGCGCCTTCGTCGCATCCCCAGCGAGCACCCGCACGCCCGCAACCTTGAACCTGCCCGGATCCCGCACAAGCACCGAAACCTCATGCCCCTTCGCTAAGGCCCGCTCGACCACCAAACCACCCGTCTTCCCCGTCGCACCAAAAACCAAAACCTTCATCGTTCACCCCTCACCGTTCACGCAAAATGTTAGAACCTGTTTAGAAAATGCTATTGAAGAAGAGCGTTTTGAAAGGGCATGGCTTCAGCCGTGCCGTAAAGAGTGGGGAAAAAACGGGGCTTTAGCCCCTGAGGGAATTGTTGCACCAGCACACTGCGCCATGCTCTCTCAGTATTTAAACAGCTTCTTAGTCATGCTTAGGTAACAGCAGCTCTGTGCGATATTTTGGGCACAACCCGATCACCTTCGCCACAAACTCCGCCTGCGCGGCTCCCTCCAGCTTCGGCGGCGCTGTCGTTCGCGTCGCAACCGGAACCCCCACCTCTGCAAAGAACTCCTCCTGCCCCGCAGGCGAGCAAATACACAGCATCCGTACCGGTTGGTCGCCCTTGTTCTGAAACTGATGCGGAGCATTCGCCGGAATATGAACCGTCCCCCCAGTCTTCACCACCGACTGCGACCCACGAAACGTCGCCGCAATCTCACCCTCCAGCAAGATGAACGTCTCCTCAAAATCATGCCGATGCGGAGGCGGCCCACCCCCCGGAGGAATATGCATATCGATCAGGCAAAACCGCCCAGCCGTATCCTTCCCGGACAAAAGAATAGTGTACGTATCGCCCACCAGTCCAATATGCGGCAAGCCCTCATCGTCCCCACGAGCAAGCACCAGATGACGAGCCAGGTCATCCAGAGGAATCAACGCATCCGATCGAATCTCACCACCCGAAACACTGTCTGCCATATCGCTCCTCAAGAATTTCGTTCAGACTCAGTTCGTACCTCTGCTGAGATGCAGTTCACAAACCATACCATCCAAATTTAGCGCCATCATTCCCTCCGACCCCTACGAGCCACTATGCCCCGTACACTTCAGCACCCCCAGATAAGCCCTCCACGGACCCACCGCATCCTTATATTGATACGCCATGACACGCGATAGCTGATGCACATGCGTCAGGTCATGCACAGTCCAAGTCGCCAGCAGCTCCGACAACGTCACCACCCCCAGCGCCGGATGCCGTCCTCGCCGCTCCAAATCTCTCGTCCCTAAACCCAGCGCCTGCAAAGCAGCCAGATTCTCCCCTCGCAATCGGCCGAAATCCTCCAGCAACTGCTCCAGCGACCGATCCTGCTTCTCCTTCAACTGCGCAAACCGGTCAAACGGCTCGAACGCCCGCGCCTCTCCATACTCCAGGATCACCCGCACGCGTGGCATCCAGTCGTTACGCTCCGCAAAGACCAGATGCCCCACAATGTCGAACGCGTTCCAGCTATCGCCCCCTTCGTTGCCCCGCACCCAACTCTCCGGCATCCCACGCAACCACGCATCCAGAGTCGCAGGAGTACGCGCAAGCACCGCAACAGCCTCATCCACACTGAACTCCGCTAAGCTTTCCATGCCTACATACATACATGCCCTTCACCGTAGACTCAAGCGAAGCGCCCATCTTTTGCCTTTGTCGTTGCCTGTTTTCATGTCACTCCCACCACCAAACTGTCATCCTGAGCGAAGTGCGCAGCACGCAGTCGAAGGACCTGCGGTTGCATTTGCCGTTGTTTGTTCTTCCTTCACCCACCCCACCGAACTGTCATCCTGAGCGAAGGCGAAGCCGCAGCCGAAGGACCTGCATTAAATAAGCGCCACAGCCCCCCAAAAAACCTGTCAAGCCCCAAACACACTCTTCTCTCTTCCGAACTTCCCGCAACTCAAACAAAATAAACCACTAAAACCCACAAAAAATCTCCCGGAAAGGTGGCACAATCACCCCTCCACACTCTCTATACTGGAAGTAGGGAAACTAAACAGGGAAGGGGCACAGCTTCAACCGCGCCATAAAGGACGCACCCAGAGCTAAGTCCTTTAGAATCCATGTTTTGGATTTAAGTCCTTTGTTTCTCATATTTTAGAGCGACAAGGGCACTGAGGTACGAGCCTAAGTCCTTTAGAACTCATATTTTAGGTTTTTAGATAGGGTACCTCCTATCTAAAACTCCACCGGCAACGTCTTCCCAGCAGCCGAGCTCTCCCGAGCTATCTCCAGCAACCGCACCACGCGGAAGCCATCCTCTGCCGGAACCGCCAGCGGAGCCACGCCAAGAATCGCATCCCGCACGCTCGCATAGTAGCCGCGATAGTCCCCACGCTCCGTCTCGACCACCGTCCGCGTCAGCGTCCCCGGATCGGCCGGGTCCGGCGCAACCGTCAGCGTTCCCCACGCCTCCTTCGACTCCGGCAGCCAATCGCCCATGCCCATCGGAGGCACCTTCGCTCCACCCACCAGCGCAGGCTCCTGCGGGTCGAGCCCGAACTTCTTGAAGCTCCCCCGCGTCCCATGCAGCAAAAACCGAGGCGAAGCATCGCAAGCCACCATCGACGACCGGCAGTACGCCATCAGTCGCGGATAGTGCAGCGTAATATCAAACGCATCCTCGATCCCAGTAGCATCGCGATCCTTCCGGACGCTGGCCGTAATCGCCTCCGGCACACCGAACAGCGCCAGCGCCTGATCCACCAGATGCGGCCCCAGATCCATCAGCAACCCATTCGCCGGATTCTCCGACTCCTTCCACGTCCCCTCACGCGGCAGCGGACGAAACCGGTCGAAGTGCGACTCGAACGTCACCAGCCGACCAACCGCCTGCTCCGCCAGCAGCTTCTTCACCGTCAGAAAATCGCCATCCCAGCGCCGATTGTGAAACGGAGCCAGCACCAGCCCCTTCGCCTTCGCCAGCTCCACCAACTCCCGAGCCTCCGCGCTCGTCGCCGCAAACGGCTTGTCGATCACCACATGCTTGCCCGCTTCGAGCGCCTGCTTCGCCAGCGAGAAATGCGTCTCATTCGGCGTTCCGACAACGATCAGTTGCACTGCGTCATCCGCCAGTGCCTCCTCGACCGACCGCAGCACGCGAGCCTCCGGATAAGCCTTCGCCGCCTCATCTCCGCGCCGCTGCACGATCCCGTTCAGCCGCAATCCCGGAACCGCGCTCACAAACGGCGCATGAAACACGCGTCCCGCCAGCCCAAACCCAATCACAACCGTCTCAATTGCGCTCATCAAGCTCTTCCAATCTCCCGCAACGCAGGATAGATCTTCCGATACTCCTTATACGCGACCTCCATGACAGCCGCATCGACCGGCTGAATCGTCTCCGCGATCCGCACCGTCGCCGCACACGCTGCCTCAACGCTCGGCCACGCGCCAACGCCCGTTCCAGCCAGCAGTGCCGCGCCAAACGCGCCGCCCTCTTCTGCCTCCAGCAGCTTCACCGGCTGAC
Protein-coding regions in this window:
- the modA gene encoding molybdate ABC transporter substrate-binding protein, encoding MPPAQRQIRIAAASDLQPVMPTLAQAYEHATGIKLVVSFGSSATLSTQILEGEATDIFLGADFTFPEKIVAADLADTKSPIAYAKGTLVLWARKDSPLQPLHLDSLSDPRVKSIAVANELHAPYGRAAISALRFLKLDKTLAPKLVVAENISQTAQFVESGNADLGLISLTAANTEHFRQIGTYVLLPLNSYPKIIQYGVVLKASPIRPDAHAFIDWLTSPTIQQNLSQFGLAAVK
- the thrC gene encoding threonine synthase, which encodes MKVSAHTLRCTECGAGIAGEDAASDFRCTLCGGLYEVNYPWSLTPSGTGSKLPNASALRWLWQERRTSTLPIDQSGVWRFRDLLPIVSDFDRAVTLREGNTPLYELPRCAKAAGVDWLLAKHQGMNPTGSFKDTGMTAALSVAADRGFEWVACASTGNTSAAMAAYAARAGLRSIVFIPEGKIAWGKLSQSMDYGALTIQLKTDFDGCVNILTDLVKRFPIYLLNSVNPYRLEGQKTPAFEILEQMDWQVPEHIVVPGGNLANSAALGKGFSEMLHLGLIQSVPKISVIQAEGANPLYRWFTDTNRIMRPVTADTRATAIRIGNPASWRKSAAVIEKMGGWCEQVSEAEIALAKAQIGSEGVGCEPASAVTFAGLKKLVAAGRVLREERTVLILTGHTLKDSDYTINYHRGELLTAEESAGISAADRVLHEELCKPPIVLEANPDVVLRTLESHMKTVQHA
- the thrB gene encoding homoserine kinase gives rise to the protein MSLTTQKSTAPGKIHLKLPATSANLGPGFDALGLAMALYLTIDAVVATEFQIDATGRNADLCRRVEDSLILTTYREVLADAGREPLPIGLLLHNEIPLGMGCGSSAAALLAGVLLANHFGELGWSGQQVLEEACRREGHPDNVAACWKGGMTSSSCFGSRVVTATCGEELNWKILIALPSASLATEKARALLPATYSRADAVANVQSTALLVSAFALGRGDLLRYAMQDRIHQPYRMEACPLLPLLLPMVEEPGVLGVALSGAGPSVLLILEGDAPVGDLVNKIRYLGSDPMLDVMQTRVASGCFVKG
- the trxA gene encoding thioredoxin, which codes for MAGQFVSEVNDDTFDKEVLQSDQPVLVDFWAAWCGPCRALAPVVDEVATQYNGKLKVMKMDVDKNNSTPARYGIRGIPALLIFKGGQVADQIVGFVPKDTIDKSITKVIV
- a CDS encoding hemolysin family protein translates to MLEWMLFRAIMVAFFILANSFFVAAEFALVSIRETRVEQLIALGRPGARTALQLKHAIDEFLPAVQFGVTLAALALGWIGEPAVTEIILRLAQRWLTVMPPHMLVYAHAIAIAISFSVITYFEVLLGELVPKSLALQRAERIALAVAGPMDVFIQITRPAVKLMNGSATLVLRLFRAPLRGEGAVHSPEELKLIATATRRMGLLPVFQEEIIHRAIELNHVTVREIMTPRGKIFSLSADLPVEAASARLVDEQHSRVPVFDPEGGPEQIMGVVYSKDVSRLMHFRSIALGFGGAQESTLTLRKVMREVMFVPETKLAVELLQEFQERRRQIAVVVDEFGSTVGIVTAEDALEQIVGELEDEFDVASAITPLSATGVVTLDGTTTLRDLGTQLRWSFPREAGVETLAGFLLAQLGHIPHAGESFDHEGRRFTVAGMNGHRISQVRVETLPERSSAEVEAESREATA
- a CDS encoding ABC transporter permease, which translates into the protein MRMQSLGRPVRRILVTLPVLWVVVSVVFLLIHLVPGDPIVQMLGEGATASDISALRHAYGLDLPLGRQYANYWHGILHADLGQSLRLHDSVLHLVAQRYPYTLELTVAALLIGILIAFPAGIWSALYRNGWQDRTLGVVSLAGLSFPNFALGPILILLFSIYLGWLPVSGAGTGGVSFFTHLVLPAVTLGSGLAAVLTRMIRTAMLEELGQDYIRTARAKGLTERAVVYRHALPNALIPVLTVLGLQFGSLLSGAIVTETIFSWPGIGRLTLSAISNRDYALVQGCILAVGLTYVVVNLLTDVAYTIANPRLRV
- a CDS encoding metallophosphoesterase family protein — translated: MLIGIISDTHGLLRPEAVAALHGVDHILHAGDVGNIEILGTLRTIAPITAIRGNIDTHGPCADLPPTDVIELNGALLYLVHSIHDLDLNPTAAGLSAVISGHSHQPSAETRNNILYLNPGSAGPRRFNLPVTLAHLRIEQNTLTPTILTLL